In a genomic window of Occallatibacter riparius:
- a CDS encoding enolase C-terminal domain-like protein, with amino-acid sequence MRIEPSSTSIESVEVSAYTIPTDAPEGDGTLMWDSTTLILCEVSASGRTGLGYSYGAAATAHAAHHLGSKCLHNRSPLDIPLLHASMLQQARNDGSSGIASMAISALDIALWDLKAKLFDCSVLDLLGAARASVPAYGSGGFTTYTNQQLAAQMSGWAASGLKRVKMKIGQHPEDDPQRVRVAREAIGPEVELFVDANGAFNAREAIAFADKVDQFRVTWFEEPVSSDNLNGLRRVRDRAPAAMEIAAGEYGYDSLYFRRMLEAEAVDVLQLDATRCKGFTGFLEGAAIAASFGCPTSAHCAPSLHMHICCAIPGVRHVEYFHDHARIEQMLFDGFIAPEQGDLKPDRSRPGLGLEFKRKDAERYLTWRSK; translated from the coding sequence TTGCGCATAGAGCCTTCCAGCACATCGATAGAGAGCGTGGAGGTCTCAGCCTACACAATCCCCACCGATGCACCCGAGGGTGACGGCACGCTGATGTGGGACTCGACGACTCTGATCCTGTGCGAGGTCTCAGCCTCCGGTCGAACGGGCCTCGGATACAGCTACGGCGCAGCGGCCACCGCTCACGCGGCGCATCATCTTGGCTCTAAATGCCTGCACAACCGCTCGCCCCTCGATATCCCGCTCTTGCACGCGTCGATGCTTCAGCAGGCGCGCAACGACGGAAGTTCCGGAATTGCATCGATGGCAATCTCGGCGCTTGACATCGCGCTCTGGGACCTCAAGGCGAAGCTGTTCGATTGCTCTGTCCTCGATCTCCTGGGCGCTGCTCGCGCAAGTGTACCCGCCTACGGAAGCGGCGGCTTCACAACCTACACCAACCAGCAATTAGCTGCACAGATGTCCGGCTGGGCAGCCAGCGGGTTGAAGCGCGTGAAGATGAAGATCGGCCAACATCCAGAAGATGATCCCCAACGCGTGCGCGTGGCTCGCGAAGCAATTGGCCCTGAAGTAGAACTCTTCGTTGACGCGAATGGCGCCTTCAACGCGCGCGAGGCAATTGCATTTGCAGACAAGGTCGATCAGTTTCGCGTCACCTGGTTCGAAGAACCTGTGAGCTCCGATAACCTCAATGGCCTTCGGCGCGTACGTGACCGCGCCCCTGCTGCAATGGAGATTGCCGCTGGCGAGTATGGCTACGACTCTCTCTATTTCCGGCGCATGCTCGAGGCCGAAGCTGTCGACGTCCTTCAACTCGATGCAACCCGCTGCAAAGGATTCACAGGCTTTCTTGAGGGAGCAGCCATCGCCGCCAGCTTTGGATGCCCGACCTCCGCACATTGTGCGCCATCGCTTCACATGCATATCTGCTGCGCGATTCCCGGCGTCCGCCACGTCGAGTATTTTCATGATCACGCGCGCATCGAGCAGATGCTCTTCGACGGCTTCATTGCGCCCGAGCAAGGCGATCTCAAGCCTGATCGATCGCGCCCTGGTCTGGGCCTTGAATTCAAACGCAAAGACGCAGAGCGGTACCTCACATGGAGAAGCAAGTGA
- a CDS encoding vitamin B12-dependent ribonucleotide reductase — protein sequence MNEAHVQTSTTTTDTSTAIHGGLKFARRFTRPGISPYDEVQWEKRTALITDSKGNTIFEQKDVEVPIDWSMTATNIVASKYLHGQMNTLERESGVRALVGRVAETVRDWGIEGGYFATAEDAAVFYDELAHMLLSQKVAFNSPVWFNVGCDRLEPNAEGYSWHWDPATGCVKFEPTGYKNPQCSACFINAVEDSLDSILTLAKTEGMLFKWGSGTGTNLSTIRGSKETLSGGGEASGPLSFMRGFDAFAGVIKSGGKTRRAAKMVILNVEHPDIIDFIECKAKEEAKAFALIRQGYDGSGPDSEAYSSIFFQNANNSVRVSDEFMRAYEADGDFQTRTVKEKKPVQTYKARDIMQKIAKATWECGDPGLQFDTTINKWHTSKNTARINASNPCSEYMFLDNSACNLASFNLLKFVNAAGQFDIQAYRHGVSVMITAMDILVDNSGYPTESIAKNSHDYRPLGLGYANLGALLMAFGLPYDSEAGRDLAAALTAIMCGQSYLQSAIIAGSCKPLASATTLTASVERQGGACPGFYVNREPFLDVIRMHRAEVNNIGKSKGSTEPFVVPQLDALLDASRECWDMALLYGERHGYRNSQVTVLAPTGTIGFMMDCDTTGIEPDLALVKYKKLVGGGMIKIVNNTVPAALFKLGYKDEEVNAIVSYIDATGTIEGAPGIKPEHLAVFDCSFKPAKGTRSIHYMGHIKMMSATQPFLSGAISKTVNLPHEASIDDVAEAYAESWRRGIKAVAIYRDGSKGTQPLNTSLDTKKEPSALDVVAARMLSDIAAGRVAADADVKTLEAKIGDKLEVTAKQVIAAATAFQKSMDEIAKAASVPVIKVNPVPMTPTPEQQDLNAPPRAVRHRLQEERASVTHKFSIAGHEGYITVGLYPNGQPGEIFIKMAKEGSTVSGLMDSFATAISLALQHGVQLRTLCEKFAHTRFEPSGWTGNEQIGYAKSLMDYIFRWLSLRFLSGTQLTLFQGLAPQAPQLPASPTLLSNAEIEDESAIPQDQLSRLAEEVARKLNEVGVQSPVQGMGSTSSPAGGIAPEMHGSSAAAEVPELKDRGIYHASDAMRDLYDMGDAPSCGVCGAIMVRNGSCYRCMSCGSTSGCS from the coding sequence ATGAACGAGGCCCATGTACAAACGTCTACGACCACCACAGATACGAGCACTGCGATCCACGGCGGATTGAAATTTGCCCGCCGGTTTACGCGGCCAGGCATTTCGCCCTATGACGAAGTGCAATGGGAGAAGCGCACCGCGCTGATTACCGACAGCAAGGGCAACACGATCTTCGAGCAGAAGGACGTGGAAGTGCCCATCGACTGGTCGATGACGGCCACGAATATCGTGGCTTCGAAGTATCTGCATGGGCAGATGAACACGCTGGAGCGCGAGAGCGGCGTGCGGGCGCTGGTGGGGCGCGTGGCGGAGACGGTGCGGGACTGGGGCATCGAGGGCGGATACTTTGCGACGGCTGAAGACGCGGCGGTCTTCTATGACGAACTGGCGCACATGCTGCTGTCGCAGAAGGTGGCGTTTAATTCACCGGTGTGGTTCAACGTGGGGTGCGACCGGCTGGAGCCCAATGCGGAGGGTTATAGCTGGCATTGGGATCCGGCGACGGGATGCGTGAAGTTCGAGCCGACGGGCTACAAGAATCCGCAGTGCTCGGCCTGCTTCATCAATGCCGTTGAGGACTCGCTGGACTCGATTCTGACGTTAGCGAAGACGGAAGGCATGCTGTTCAAGTGGGGATCGGGCACGGGGACGAACCTGTCGACGATCCGCGGATCGAAGGAGACGCTTTCGGGCGGCGGCGAGGCGTCAGGGCCGTTGAGCTTCATGCGCGGATTCGATGCGTTTGCCGGCGTGATCAAGAGCGGCGGCAAGACGCGGCGCGCGGCAAAGATGGTGATCCTGAATGTCGAACATCCGGACATCATCGACTTCATTGAGTGCAAGGCAAAGGAAGAGGCCAAGGCCTTCGCGCTGATCAGACAGGGCTATGACGGATCGGGGCCGGACTCGGAGGCGTATTCGTCGATCTTCTTCCAGAACGCAAACAACTCAGTGCGCGTGAGCGACGAGTTCATGCGTGCGTACGAAGCAGATGGGGATTTCCAGACGCGTACGGTGAAGGAAAAGAAGCCTGTGCAGACCTACAAGGCGCGCGACATTATGCAGAAGATCGCGAAGGCCACGTGGGAGTGCGGCGATCCGGGACTGCAGTTCGATACGACGATCAACAAGTGGCACACGAGCAAGAACACGGCGCGGATTAATGCGTCGAATCCGTGCTCGGAGTACATGTTCCTGGATAACTCGGCGTGCAACCTGGCGAGCTTCAACCTGCTGAAGTTCGTGAATGCGGCGGGGCAGTTTGATATTCAGGCGTACCGGCATGGTGTGTCGGTGATGATCACGGCGATGGATATCCTGGTGGACAACTCGGGATACCCGACGGAGTCGATTGCGAAGAACTCGCATGACTATCGGCCGCTGGGACTGGGCTATGCGAACCTGGGCGCGCTGTTGATGGCGTTCGGATTGCCGTATGACTCCGAGGCGGGACGCGATCTGGCCGCGGCACTGACGGCGATCATGTGTGGTCAGTCGTATCTGCAGTCGGCGATTATTGCGGGCTCGTGCAAGCCACTGGCTTCGGCAACGACTCTGACGGCCAGCGTGGAGCGGCAGGGCGGCGCGTGCCCCGGCTTCTATGTGAACCGCGAGCCGTTCCTGGATGTGATCCGCATGCATCGCGCGGAAGTGAACAACATTGGCAAGTCTAAGGGGAGCACGGAGCCGTTTGTGGTGCCGCAGCTGGATGCGCTGCTGGATGCGAGCCGCGAGTGCTGGGACATGGCGCTCCTTTATGGTGAGCGGCACGGCTATCGCAACTCGCAGGTGACGGTGCTGGCGCCGACGGGCACGATCGGCTTCATGATGGATTGCGACACGACTGGCATTGAGCCGGACCTGGCGCTGGTGAAGTACAAGAAGCTGGTGGGCGGCGGCATGATCAAGATCGTGAACAACACGGTTCCGGCGGCGCTGTTCAAGCTTGGCTACAAGGACGAGGAAGTGAACGCGATCGTGAGCTACATTGATGCGACGGGCACGATTGAAGGCGCGCCGGGGATCAAGCCGGAGCACCTGGCGGTGTTCGATTGCAGCTTCAAGCCGGCGAAGGGCACGCGGTCGATTCATTACATGGGCCACATCAAGATGATGTCGGCGACGCAGCCGTTCCTGTCGGGCGCGATTTCAAAGACGGTGAACCTGCCGCATGAGGCGTCGATTGATGACGTGGCCGAGGCGTACGCGGAGAGCTGGCGGCGGGGCATCAAGGCAGTGGCGATTTATCGCGACGGCTCGAAGGGCACTCAGCCGCTGAACACGAGCCTCGACACGAAGAAGGAGCCTTCAGCTCTGGATGTGGTAGCAGCGCGCATGCTGAGCGACATCGCGGCTGGCCGGGTTGCGGCTGACGCGGATGTGAAGACGCTGGAAGCGAAGATCGGCGACAAGCTGGAAGTGACGGCGAAGCAGGTGATCGCGGCTGCCACCGCGTTCCAGAAGTCGATGGATGAGATCGCGAAGGCGGCGTCGGTCCCGGTGATCAAGGTGAACCCGGTTCCGATGACGCCGACACCAGAGCAGCAGGATTTGAATGCGCCTCCGAGGGCAGTGCGACACCGGCTGCAAGAGGAGCGCGCATCAGTGACGCACAAGTTCTCGATTGCCGGGCACGAGGGCTATATCACGGTGGGACTCTATCCTAACGGGCAGCCAGGCGAGATCTTCATCAAGATGGCGAAGGAAGGCTCGACTGTCTCCGGCCTGATGGACTCGTTCGCAACGGCGATTTCGCTGGCGTTGCAGCACGGTGTTCAGCTCCGCACGCTGTGCGAGAAGTTTGCGCACACGCGGTTTGAGCCGAGCGGCTGGACGGGCAACGAGCAGATTGGCTACGCAAAGAGCCTGATGGATTACATCTTCCGCTGGCTGAGCCTGCGCTTCCTGTCGGGCACGCAGCTCACGCTGTTCCAAGGACTCGCACCGCAGGCACCGCAGCTTCCTGCTTCGCCGACGCTGCTGAGCAATGCGGAAATCGAAGACGAAAGCGCGATTCCGCAGGATCAACTTTCGCGGCTGGCTGAGGAGGTTGCGCGCAAGCTGAACGAGGTGGGTGTGCAATCACCGGTGCAGGGGATGGGAAGCACGTCGTCTCCGGCGGGCGGGATTGCGCCGGAGATGCACGGGTCGAGCGCGGCAGCGGAAGTTCCGGAGTTGAAGGATCGCGGGATCTACCACGCTTCGGATGCGATGCGTGACCTGTACGACATGGGTGATGCGCCGAGCTGCGGAGTGTGCGGGGCAATCATGGTGCGCAACGGAAGCTGCTATCGATGCATGAGCTGCGGGTCGACTTCCGGGTGCTCATAG
- a CDS encoding gluconate 2-dehydrogenase subunit 3 family protein: MTKKSFPFRATGGEIRALQQPGYYAGYSTLAQQRKWDDATRETVTSRVMKTPPIRFFSPQEAALLGAIIDRVLPQDDRAEAHTVPILPALDQRLFNNELSGFRYEDMPPDQEAYKLAIEAIDAMAQQRFGQAFIDLTVHRQELILKSLHDGHPDPDHAAWHRMPVHRFWAMLMEDCVTAYYAHPWAWDEIGFGGPAYPRGYMRLENGLPEPWEKDEQRYEWNVPADSVSELDEEGAPPEYGSLHGHGGSH, encoded by the coding sequence ATGACGAAGAAATCCTTTCCGTTCCGCGCCACAGGCGGCGAGATCAGAGCTCTTCAGCAGCCCGGCTACTACGCCGGCTACAGCACTCTAGCGCAGCAGCGGAAGTGGGATGACGCAACGCGCGAAACCGTGACCAGTCGCGTGATGAAGACGCCGCCCATCCGCTTCTTCTCGCCGCAGGAAGCCGCACTACTCGGAGCAATCATCGATCGCGTCCTGCCGCAGGACGATCGCGCTGAGGCGCACACAGTTCCGATTCTCCCTGCTCTCGACCAGCGGCTCTTCAACAACGAGCTCAGCGGCTTTCGTTATGAAGACATGCCGCCCGATCAGGAAGCCTACAAGCTTGCCATCGAGGCCATCGACGCAATGGCCCAGCAACGTTTCGGCCAGGCCTTCATCGATCTCACCGTGCATCGGCAGGAGCTGATCCTCAAGTCATTGCACGACGGTCACCCCGATCCCGATCACGCAGCGTGGCATCGCATGCCCGTACATCGCTTCTGGGCCATGCTGATGGAAGACTGCGTCACCGCCTACTATGCGCACCCGTGGGCCTGGGATGAGATCGGCTTCGGCGGCCCTGCATATCCGCGCGGTTACATGCGCCTCGAGAACGGCCTGCCCGAGCCGTGGGAGAAGGACGAACAGCGCTATGAATGGAACGTGCCCGCAGACTCGGTGTCGGAACTCGACGAAGAGGGTGCCCCCCCTGAGTACGGCTCGCTGCATGGTCATGGAGGCAGTCACTGA
- the glgP gene encoding alpha-glucan family phosphorylase: MSEARTLDRFIAPAQERLWALANNIWWSWDPECISLFNDLNPIRWRQLNQNPIALLKETPLRELERRASELGLHSRINYCYRRQQEYLNADRTWGANNAGVLRPRPVAYFSAEFGLHESLPIYSGGLGVLAGDHIKSASDLDIPLVGVGLFYGQGYFLQRLDADGWQHEDYIATDVGTRPMQIAIGENGEPVTVEIATRSGSIHSKVWRIKVGRCDLLLLDSNVEGNAPEDRELTSRLYGGDGRTRIRQELLLGVGGHRALRAMGISPGVLHLNEGHSAFVVLEAIRCRMEDEGVDFKTAASHVAREVVFTTHTPVPAGHDRFPADLIEEHLGPLRDELGLSQENLMGFGRVYSNDDAETFCMTVLGLKLSRRANAVSALHGEVSREMWWKMYPGKPEDAVPIGHITNGVHVPSWLAPQMRRLYDRHLGVGWGFRSGDKHTWAEIEKVDDGELWETHLSLKAQLIEFARQRAKEQAAFRGEAQEAIQRLGKVLTQDALTIGFARRFATYKRANLILKDIERLAGMVNDPKRPVQFVFAGKAHPHDVPGKTVLQEIARLMRDADLGDKFVFIEDYDINVGRHLVQGVDVWLNNPRRPLEASGTSGQKVVLNGGLNLSVLDGWWAEAYDGLNGFAIGKGRTHSNMDVHDRRDGDDLYRVLDEEVIPLYYQRDRDGLPRGWIQRMKRTIRTLGWRFNADRMVMDYSMKCYVPAAGGTSSEIREP; the protein is encoded by the coding sequence GTGAGCGAGGCGCGCACGCTGGACCGGTTTATCGCGCCGGCGCAGGAACGGTTATGGGCGCTAGCGAACAACATCTGGTGGAGCTGGGATCCGGAGTGCATCAGTTTGTTCAACGATTTGAATCCGATACGGTGGCGGCAGTTGAACCAGAATCCAATTGCACTGCTGAAGGAGACTCCGCTGCGCGAGCTGGAGCGGCGGGCGTCGGAACTCGGGCTGCACAGCAGGATCAACTACTGCTATCGGCGGCAGCAGGAGTATCTGAACGCGGACCGGACGTGGGGCGCGAACAATGCAGGCGTGTTGCGGCCGCGGCCGGTGGCGTATTTTTCGGCGGAGTTCGGGCTGCATGAGTCGCTGCCGATTTATTCGGGCGGATTGGGCGTGCTGGCCGGCGATCACATCAAGAGTGCATCGGATCTGGATATTCCGCTGGTGGGCGTGGGGCTGTTCTATGGGCAGGGGTATTTCCTGCAGCGGCTGGACGCGGATGGCTGGCAGCACGAGGACTACATTGCGACGGACGTGGGCACGCGGCCGATGCAGATTGCGATTGGCGAGAACGGTGAGCCGGTAACGGTGGAGATTGCCACGCGGTCGGGGTCGATCCACTCGAAGGTGTGGCGGATCAAGGTGGGGCGCTGCGATCTGCTGCTGCTGGACTCGAACGTGGAAGGCAACGCGCCGGAGGATCGCGAGCTGACGTCGCGGCTCTATGGCGGCGATGGAAGGACGCGCATCCGGCAGGAACTGCTGCTGGGCGTGGGAGGCCATCGCGCGCTTCGGGCCATGGGGATCTCTCCGGGTGTGCTGCACCTGAATGAGGGGCACAGCGCGTTTGTCGTGCTGGAAGCAATCCGGTGCCGCATGGAAGACGAGGGCGTGGACTTCAAGACTGCGGCGAGCCACGTGGCACGCGAAGTGGTGTTCACGACGCACACGCCGGTGCCGGCGGGGCATGACCGCTTCCCGGCAGACCTGATTGAAGAGCACCTGGGGCCGCTGCGCGATGAGCTGGGGCTTTCGCAGGAAAACCTGATGGGCTTTGGGCGCGTGTATTCGAACGACGATGCCGAGACGTTCTGCATGACGGTGCTGGGGCTGAAGCTGTCGCGGCGGGCGAATGCGGTGTCGGCGCTGCACGGTGAGGTTTCGCGCGAGATGTGGTGGAAGATGTATCCGGGCAAGCCGGAGGATGCGGTGCCAATTGGGCACATTACGAATGGAGTGCATGTGCCGTCGTGGCTGGCTCCGCAGATGCGGCGGTTGTATGACCGGCATCTGGGCGTGGGATGGGGGTTCCGCAGCGGGGACAAGCATACGTGGGCCGAGATCGAGAAGGTGGATGACGGCGAGTTGTGGGAGACGCACCTGAGCCTGAAGGCGCAGTTGATCGAATTTGCGCGGCAGAGGGCGAAGGAGCAGGCGGCGTTCCGCGGCGAGGCGCAAGAGGCGATCCAGCGGCTAGGCAAGGTGCTGACACAGGATGCACTCACGATCGGATTCGCGCGGCGGTTTGCTACGTACAAGCGGGCGAATCTGATTCTCAAGGATATTGAGCGGCTGGCAGGGATGGTGAACGATCCGAAGCGGCCGGTGCAGTTTGTGTTTGCGGGCAAGGCGCATCCGCACGATGTGCCGGGGAAGACGGTGCTGCAGGAGATTGCGCGGCTGATGAGGGATGCGGATCTGGGAGACAAGTTCGTGTTCATTGAGGACTACGACATCAACGTGGGGCGGCACCTGGTGCAGGGAGTCGATGTGTGGCTGAATAATCCGCGGCGGCCGCTGGAGGCATCGGGGACGAGCGGGCAGAAGGTGGTGCTGAACGGCGGGCTGAACCTGTCAGTGCTGGACGGGTGGTGGGCCGAGGCATACGACGGCCTGAACGGGTTTGCGATTGGGAAGGGCCGCACGCACTCGAATATGGATGTCCATGACCGGCGCGATGGCGACGATCTGTATCGCGTGCTGGATGAGGAAGTGATTCCGCTCTACTACCAGAGAGATCGCGATGGGCTGCCGCGGGGATGGATCCAGCGGATGAAGCGGACGATCCGGACGCTGGGGTGGCGGTTCAACGCCGATCGCATGGTGATGGATTACAGCATGAAGTGCTACGTGCCGGCGGCGGGCGGGACGTCGAGTGAGATTCGGGAACCCTAG
- a CDS encoding GMC family oxidoreductase yields MRRFDEGETVDYCIVGVGSAGGVLVQRLARAGFRVVALEAGPFWDTEKDWVSDEKGSRELYWNDLRITGGKHPLALGSNNSGKGVGGGSVHWAAFTPRFHPSDFRVYTQDGVGVDWPMSYWDLKPYYELLEREIPVAGPAWFPWGDPHGHPYGPHPLGGVGDVLVRGCTSLGIRTVAGGPVAILSASHGDRPHCIYRGFCLQGCKVGAKASTLITHVPDAISGGAEIRAHSMASRISLRSDGRVDGVIYFDREGREHFQRARAVIVSGYAIETPRLLLNSVCPAHPHGLANSSRTLGKYLMAQAGNVVAGRFDELIRLYKAPPAHALSEEFYETDPRRGFARGFAIQTVGPLPVAFAKQMVAAMGAWGWGMRRVMMDYNHWATLGVLGEILPWEDNRVELAEEKDQHGIPVAKVTFNLHDNDEKLIEFGKNKVMEVMWAAGAKQVVQESRFAHLVGAVRMGSDPSSSVVDKFGRTHDIPNLFVCDGSILPTQGSANPGLTIQALAARTADYLIKQGTAIFSSNQRDLTEPGIRYDLSPPYTKFKGNPRIT; encoded by the coding sequence ATGCGTCGTTTCGATGAAGGCGAGACCGTCGACTACTGCATCGTCGGCGTGGGAAGCGCCGGAGGAGTGCTGGTGCAGCGACTCGCGCGCGCGGGCTTTCGCGTTGTCGCGCTCGAAGCCGGCCCCTTCTGGGACACCGAAAAAGACTGGGTTAGCGACGAAAAGGGCTCGCGCGAGCTCTACTGGAACGACCTGCGCATCACCGGCGGAAAGCACCCGCTCGCCTTGGGTTCCAACAACAGCGGCAAGGGTGTCGGCGGAGGCTCAGTGCACTGGGCCGCTTTCACGCCCCGATTTCATCCCTCCGATTTCCGCGTCTACACGCAGGACGGCGTTGGCGTCGATTGGCCGATGTCCTACTGGGATCTGAAACCCTACTACGAACTGCTCGAACGCGAAATCCCTGTCGCAGGCCCTGCCTGGTTTCCCTGGGGCGATCCGCACGGCCACCCCTATGGTCCGCATCCACTCGGCGGTGTGGGCGACGTGCTCGTACGCGGTTGCACTTCGCTTGGCATCCGCACAGTTGCAGGCGGCCCGGTTGCGATTCTCTCCGCATCGCATGGCGACAGGCCGCATTGCATCTATCGCGGCTTCTGCCTGCAGGGATGCAAGGTTGGAGCCAAGGCCAGCACGCTGATCACGCACGTGCCCGACGCCATCTCTGGCGGCGCAGAGATCCGAGCCCACTCAATGGCTTCGCGCATCAGTCTTCGCAGCGACGGCCGCGTTGACGGCGTCATCTACTTCGATCGCGAAGGTCGCGAACACTTCCAGCGCGCCCGCGCAGTCATTGTCAGCGGATATGCGATCGAAACGCCGCGCCTGCTGTTGAACTCCGTCTGTCCTGCGCACCCGCATGGCCTCGCCAACTCAAGCCGAACGCTCGGCAAATATCTTATGGCGCAAGCGGGCAACGTCGTAGCCGGCAGGTTCGATGAGCTTATTCGTCTCTACAAAGCGCCACCCGCGCATGCGCTCTCAGAGGAGTTCTACGAAACCGACCCGCGCCGCGGATTCGCCCGCGGCTTCGCGATTCAAACCGTCGGCCCGCTTCCCGTCGCCTTTGCCAAGCAGATGGTGGCCGCCATGGGCGCGTGGGGCTGGGGCATGCGCCGCGTCATGATGGATTACAACCACTGGGCGACTCTCGGCGTGCTCGGCGAGATCCTTCCCTGGGAAGACAATCGCGTCGAACTCGCCGAAGAAAAGGACCAGCACGGAATACCCGTCGCAAAGGTCACATTCAACCTTCACGACAACGACGAGAAGCTGATTGAGTTCGGCAAGAACAAGGTGATGGAGGTCATGTGGGCCGCAGGCGCCAAGCAGGTAGTGCAAGAGTCGCGCTTTGCACATCTGGTCGGCGCCGTACGTATGGGCAGCGATCCTTCCTCATCGGTCGTCGACAAATTCGGACGCACTCACGACATCCCGAATCTCTTCGTCTGCGACGGCAGCATTCTCCCCACCCAAGGCTCGGCCAATCCCGGCCTCACCATACAAGCACTCGCCGCAAGAACCGCCGACTATCTAATCAAACAGGGCACAGCGATCTTCTCCTCGAATCAGCGCGACCTGACCGAACCCGGCATTCGCTACGACCTGAGTCCACCCTACACAAAATTCAAGGGCAATCCGCGCATCACCTGA
- the dtd gene encoding D-aminoacyl-tRNA deacylase has translation MRAVVQRVSKASVVVDGQAVGEIGSGLLVLLGVSTSDTNGDADYLAEKIAGLRIFEDGDGKMNRNVADAGGAVLAVSQFTLYGDVRRGKRPSFDDAARPERARELYEYFVAEIRRRGLRCETGQFQAMMSVSLVNEGPVTVLLDSSKLF, from the coding sequence ATGCGTGCCGTGGTACAACGTGTGTCCAAAGCTTCTGTGGTGGTGGACGGCCAGGCGGTTGGCGAAATTGGGTCGGGCCTGCTGGTGCTGCTTGGTGTTTCCACGAGCGATACGAACGGCGACGCTGACTACCTTGCAGAGAAGATCGCCGGACTGCGCATCTTTGAAGACGGCGATGGCAAGATGAACCGGAACGTGGCGGATGCGGGCGGCGCGGTTCTCGCCGTTTCGCAATTCACGTTGTATGGGGATGTGCGGCGTGGCAAGCGGCCCTCATTCGACGATGCCGCGCGGCCGGAGCGCGCTCGGGAACTCTACGAATACTTCGTTGCGGAGATTCGCCGGCGTGGTCTGCGGTGCGAGACGGGCCAGTTCCAGGCGATGATGTCGGTGTCGCTAGTGAACGAGGGGCCGGTGACTGTGCTCCTGGATAGCTCGAAGTTGTTTTAG